GAAAATGGGGGGCGGCCCCCGCGTTGGCCTGGGCCACGGGGGCCGCCGCCGTCACAAGTTGGCGGTTCAGCATCTTACTTCTTTTTGGCCTCAGCCATGAGGTAATGGGACAGCCCCACCTGGTTGCCGTCCGGCCGGCAGGTGTAGCGGATCTGGATGACCTGAGGTTTCTGCATGCTCTTCCTCCTCACGTGGGAATAGTTCCCGGCCAGGCCGGGGCGGCAAAAGAAAAAGGGGCACCTCTTTCAGGTGCCCCCTTTGCCTTCAAGGGACCTGGACTCCGGACGGCAGGTCTTCTGGCTCTCGGATCCTCCTCAGGGAGCGGCCTTCCCACCGGTGTGGGCCCCGGCAGTGACCCTGACATGCCCCCCTCGTCCCCGATCACAGCGGCGGGTCCGCCCCGGATTTGCACCGGGTTCCGGGATGCCGTCCAGCGTTCCTCTGCTGATTGTCGCTCGTTTCTTACCATACCCGCCTGCCCCGTGTCAAGTCCCTGGCCGCCGGCAGGCCTGCGGGTTCCGGCCGGCACTCCGGGGGAAATTCCCCGGGGATTATCTTGACAAGCAGTTATTTTCCTGGTTTATTTTATTTTTTTGAAACCTGACAGGATGGGGGCATGATCAGGGCCATTCGGGGCATGCGGGATCTTCTGCCGCCGGACACCGAGCGCTGGCATCGGGTGGAACTGGCGGCCCGGGAGATCTTCCGGCGCTACGGCTACCGGGAGATGCGCCTGCCGCTCCTGGAGCGCACTGAGCTCTTTGCCCGGGGCATCGGCGCCGAGACCGACATCGTGGCCAAGGAGATGTACACCTTCACCGACCGCCACGGGGATTCCGTGACTCTGCGGCCCGAGGCCACCGCCCAGGTGGTGCGGGCCTTCCTGGAAAACGGCCTCGCCCGCACCGCCGGGGTGAAGCGCTACTTCCTCATCGGCCCCATGTTCCGTTACGAGCGGCCCCAGAAAGGGCGCTACCGCCAGTTCCACCAGATCAACTGCGAGGCCTTAGGAAGCGACGCCCCGGAGCTGGATGTGGAGGTCATTCTGCTTTTGCTGGACATCCTCCACGAGGCGGGCCTCCAGGACCTGCGGCTGCTCCTCAACTCCCTGGGCTGCCCCGTGTGCCAGGTGGACTTCAAGGCGGAGCTGAAGCTCTTCCTTTTCGACCGGGAGGGCTGGTGTCCGGACTGTGAACGCCGCCGGGCGGTGAATGCGCTCAGGGTCTTTGACTGCAAGTCCAGCCACTGCCAGGGGCTCCTTGAGGGCGCGCCGGCGCTGGTTGACTTCCTCTGTTCCGACTGCGCCCGGCACTACGCCCGGGTGAAGGAGCTCTTGGCCCGCTTTCAGGTGAATTTTGTGGAGCAGCCCCGGCTGGTGAGGGGCCTGGATTATTATACCCGCACCGCCTTTGAAGTGACCGCTTCGGGGTTGGGGGCCCAGGACGCGGTGGCCGGGGGCGGCCGCTACAACGGCCTCATCCGGGAGCTGGGCGGCCCGGATCTGCCCGGCATCGGCTTTGCCATCGGCCAGGAACGGCTCATGGAGGTGCTGCCTCCGGCGGCCTCGGACGAGCGTCGGGAGCTGGTCTTTCTCGCTTATCTGGGGGAGGCGGCCAAGGACCGGGCCTTGACGCTCCTCGGCGAACTTCGGGCCCAGGGGTTGGCGGCCCTCATGGATTTTGAGGACCGGTCGTTGAAAAGCCAGCTGTCCCTGGCGGACCGGCTGGAGGCGGCGGCCGCGGTCATTGTGGGGGAGAATGAATTGCAGGAGGGGGTGGCCCAGGTGAAGTGGCTGGCGGACAGCCGCCAGGAGCGCCTCCCCCTGGCGGAGCTGGCTGGCAGTCTGGCGGCCCGCCTCAAGGCCTCGGCGTAAGAGAGGGAAAAAGGTGTTAGAGTCTCTGGGAAAGTGGCGGCGCACCCATTCCTGCGGGGAACTTAGGGCCGTGGATGCCGGCCTGAGTGTGGTCCTCATGGGCTGGGTCATGCGGGCCCGGGACCATGGCGGGCTCATCTTTGTGGACCTGCGGGATCGGGAGGGCATCACCCAGATCGTCTTCAATCCCGAAGTCAACCCCGAGGTCCACACCAAAGCCGGGGTGCTCCGGGATGAGTGGGTGGTGGCGGTGAGAGGGGTGGTGAACTTGAGGCCCCCGGCCATGATCAACCCCCAGCTGGCTACCGGGGAGATCGAGGTCCTGGTCACGGAGCTGCGCATCCTCAACACCGCCAAGACCCCGCCCTTTGAGCTGGAAGACTTCCGGGTGGACATCTCCGAGGCCCTGCGGCTGCGCTACCGCTACTTGGACTTAAGGCGGCCCTCGGTGATGCACAAGATTCTCTTCCGCCACCAGGCGGCCCAGATCACCCGGAGCTACCTCAACGCCCAGGGCTTCATCGAGGTGGAGACCCCCATCCTCACCCGCAGCACCCCGGAGGGGGCCAGGGACTATCTGGTGCCGGCGCGCCTGATGCCCGGGCATTTCTATGCCCTGCCCCAGTCCCCCCAGCTCTTCAAGCAGCTTCTCATGATGGCGGGGCTGGATCGTTACTATCAGCTCTGCCGCTGCTTTCGGGATGAGGATTTGCGGGCCGACCGCCAGCCGGAGTTCACCCAGATCGATCTGGAGATGGCCTTCATCACCGAGGAGGACATCTGCCAGGTGGTGGAAGGCCTCATGGCCCTGCTTTTCAAGGAGCTCCTGGAGGTGGAGGTGGCGCCGCCCTTCCCCCGGCTCACCTACGCCGAGAGCCTGGAGCGCTTCGGGCTGGACCGCCCGGACCTGCGCTTCGGCCTGGAGCTCACCACAGTCACCGACCTGGTTAAGGAATCCGATTTCCAGGCCATGAAGGAGGCCATCGGCCAAGGCGGCATCGCCACCGCCCTGTGCGCTCCGGGGCTGGCCAGCCTCTCCCGCCGGGAGCTGGACGGGCTGGTGGATTTGGCCGGGGTCTACGGCGCCAAGGGCCTGGCCTGGGTGAAACTCACTGAGGCGGGCTGGCAGTCCCCCCTGGCCAAGTACTTCGCCGACGGCCTCAAGGAGAGCCTGAACCAGCGGCTCAAGGCCAAGGTGGGGGATCTCCTCCTCTTTGTGGCCGATGAGCCGCTCACCGCCCGCACCGCCCTGGGCCAGGTGCGGCTGCATCTGGGCCAGAGCCAGGGGCTCATCCCCGAGGACACCTACCGCTTCGTCTGGGTGACGGATTTCCCCTTGCTGGAATATAACCCCGATGAAGGCCGCTTTGAGGCCATGCACCACCCCTTCACCTCCCCCCGGGAGGAGGACCTGCCCTTTTTGGAGAGCGACCCCGGCCGGGTCCGGGCCCGGGCCTACGACCTGGTGCTCAACGGCCAGGAGATCGGCGGCGGCTCTCTCCGCAACTACCGCCGGGACGTGCAGGAGCGGGTCTTCAAGGTCCTGGGCTTAAGCCCGGCGGAGGCGCAGGAAAAGTTCGGCTTTCTGTTGGAGGCCCTGGACTTCGGGGCGCCCCCCCACGGGGGGGTAGCCTTCGGTTTTGACCGTCTGGTGGCCATTATGTGCGGGGCCAAATCCATCCGGGAGGTCATCGCCTTTCCCAAGACCCAGAAAGGCGCTTGCCCCCTCACCCGGGCGCCGGCCCGGGTGGAGCCGGAGCAATTACTGGAGTTGGGCCTGCGCCTGGAAAAGTAATCCGGGGAAGAAAGGGATTTATCCGGCCCCTTCTTTGCCCCTGAAGAATAAGGAGGGGAAAACGGCGAGGCAGGCGGACATCTGCCCTGCTGGATCAGTTTCCCCACTGTGACGAGGAGCCATATGGCACGCTGGAACCCGGAACGCCGGCTGTTGGACCACGAGCACACCATCTTCTGGAAGCATCGCCTCGTGGATGTGGATGAGCCCAATCTCATGCGGGATATCTTTCCCTACACGGAGATCGCCCGCATCGATTTCGACTATAAATTCGTCATGCCCCAACCCCCGGAGCAGATGCTCATTACAGACACCACCTTCCGGGATGGGCAGCAGGCCCGGCCGCCCTACACGGTGCGCCAGATCGTGGAGATCTTCGACATGCTGCACCGCCTGGGAGGCCCCAAGGGCATCATCCGGCAAAGCGAATTTTTCCTCTACAGCGCCAAGGACAAGGAGGCCGTGGCCCGTTGCCTGGAGCGGGGTTACCGTTATCCGGAGATCACCGGCTGGATTCGGGCCCACCCGGCCGACCTGCCCCTGGTGCGGGATATGGGCCTCAAGGAGACCGGCATCCTCACTTCGGTCTCCGACTACCACATCTTCCTGAAGCTCGGCTGGAACCGCCGCCGGGCCCTGGAGGAGTACCTGGCCATCGCCAAGGCGGCCCTGGAGCTGGGCATCATCCCCCGCTGCCACTTCGAGGACATCACCCGGGCGGATATCTATGGCTTCTGTGTGCCCCTGGCCATCGAGCTCATGAAGCTTCGGGAAGAGAGCGGCATCGACGTCAAGATCCGCCTGTGCGACACCATGGGCTACGGGGTGCCTTATCCCGGCGCCGCCCTGCCCCGGAGTGTGCCCCGCCTGGTGCGGGCCATGATCGAGGACGCCGGCGTGCCGGGGCACCTGCTCGAGTGGCACGGCCACAATGACTTCCACAAGGTCTTCGTCAACGGCGTCACCGCCTGGCTTTACGGCTGCGGCGCGGTGAACGGGACGCTGTTGGGCTTCGGGGAGCGCACCGGCAACACCCCCATCGAGGCCCTGATCGTGGAATACATTTCGCTCCGGGGCACCACCGATGGCATCGACACCACGGTCATCACCGACATCGCCCAGTACTTCGAGCGGGAGCTGCATTATCGCATCCCGCCCAACTTCCCCTTTGTGGGGGCCAGCTTCAACGCCACCAGCGCCGGCATCCATGCAGACGGCATCCTGAAGAACGAGGAGATTTACAACCCCTTCGACACCGCCCGCATCCTGAAGCGGCCCTTCACCATCACCATCACCGACAAGAGCGGCAAGGCCGGCATCGTCCACTGGATCAACGCCCGGCTGGGCCTCACCGGCGACCAGAAGGTGGACAAGGCCCACCCCGGGGTGAACAAGATCTACAAACGCATCATGGAATGGTACGAAGCCGGACGGTGCACTTCCATCAGCAACGAGGAGATGGAGAACCTGGCCCGCCGCTACCTGCCGGAGTATTTCGTCAGCGAGTTCGACCGCCTCAAGGACAAGGCCCGCACCCTGGCGGCGCACCTGGCCGAGGACCTGGCCCAGCGGGAGGAGATCCGCACCATGGACCCGGTCCAGCAGGAGCCGGTGATGCAGCGGGTGCTGGACAACAACCCCTTCATCCAGTTCATGTACGTCACCAACCTGGAGGGGCGCAAAATCACCCGCAACATCACCCACATTGTGGACCGGGCCAAATATGAGACCATGGCTCTGGACGAAGACCTCTCCAATCGGCCCTGGTTCATCGAGCCCATCAAGCGGGGCAAGGTGTATGTATCGGATTTTTACACCTCCCGCTTCACCGGGGCTTTGTGCATCACGGTGAGCGTGCCCATCCGGGATGACAACGACGAGATCGTCGGCGTCCTAGGGCTGGACATCCGCTTTGAAGAGCTGGCCAAGATGGAGCAGGACGGCGAGATCTGATCCCTCCGGGAACTACAGGGGGGAGCCGCCGGTAATGTGAGGGCGGCAAAGGCTAATAGACCGGGACCTCTTTGGGAGGCCGGCTGGGGAGGCAAAAGCTGCGGTGGAGCTGCTGTGGCAGACGCTCCTGGGTTTTGGGATGCTCTTGGTGTGGGGCGGCCTGCTGGCCGGGGTCACGCTCCTGGTGCCCCGCCTTTTGGACTATCTGGAGCCCGCGCCCTTAAGTGCGCCCTTGGGGGTGGGGACCCGGGAACGCCCTGCCCCGGCGCCGCCTGAACCTCCGCCGGTGTCCGAGCCTCCCCGGGCCCCGGCGGCGGAACCCGCCCGGCCGAAAGTGATGGCGCCCACCGAGGACCCGGCCTTGGCGGCCGCGGTGGCCGTGGCCCTGGCCCTGTATCTGGAAGGCAGCCCGGAAGCTGCGGCCATGCCTCCTCCCCCGGCGGCTGGCCCCGGCAATGTCTGGGCCCTCTCCGGGCGCTGGCAGGCCATGCAGCAGCGCCGGGATCTGCGCAAGAGGACGTAATGCGACGCTTCCACCTCGCCATCGGGGACAAGAGCTACGATATCGAGATCATCACCGTCAATCGCGGCGTGGCCCGGGTGCTGGTGAATGGCCGGCCCCTGGAGGTGCGCTACCAGATGACGGCCCCCGGCGGCCCCGCGCCGGCTGCAGGGCGTCCGGTGTCCGTCGCGGCACCCACTGCCGCACCTGGCCCGACCCGGCCGGAGCCGGCCCCTCGCCGGGAAGCGCCCCCCCGGCCGGAACCCGCTCCGGCGCCAGCCGGCAGCGGCGCCGTCACTGCGCCCATGCCCGGGGTCATCCTGGAGGTCCTGGTGACGGAGGGGGCCACAGTCAAGGTGGGCCAGACGGTGGCCAAGCTGGAGGCCATGAAGATGGAAAACGACGTCAAATCCCCGGTGGCCGGAGTGGTGCAGGAGGTCCGGGTGGCCAAGGGCGCCAACGTCACCGTGGGCGAAGTCCTCATGGTCATTGCGCCGGAGTGAGGCCGAGCCATGGCTCTGGACCTGGGTGTGGCCTCCCTCCTCTATTTCCTCCTGGCCCTGGGACTGGCGGGGGGGATGACGGCCATTGCCTTACACTTTCGCCTGCAGCCGGTGTTTCTTTTGCCGGCGGCCGCAGGGTTATTGGCGGCCAACCTCCCCGGCCAGGAGCTGGCGGCGGCTTGGGCCCCACTTTTGGCCCTGCTGCGGGAGGGTTTGGACAGCGGCCTGTTTTTCGCCCTCATCTTCCTGGGCTGGGGGGCCGGCGCCAACCTGGCGCCCATTCTGGCCCACCCCCGCAAACTGGTTCTCGGTCTCTTTACCCCGGTGGGCTTTCTGCCGGTGCTCTGGCTGGGGACCTGGGTCGGGCTCTTCCCGGGTGAGGCCGCCGGCGCGGCCCTGGTGGGCGGCGGGGAAGGGCTGGCCGCCATCTTCCTCGCCACCAAGCTGGCACCGGAGCTCATCGGCCCCCTGGGGGTGGCGGTCTTTCCCCTGGTGGGGGCCCAACTCCTGGTGCAGCCTTACCTGCTCCGGCTCCTCACCACCCGGGCCGAGCGCCTGCGTCGGGCTGCTCCCACCCGCAAGGTGGGCCGCCGGGAAACCCTGCTTTTCGCCGCCGCCGGCCTCATCCTCACCCTGGTGTTGGCCCCCCGGGCCTTTCTCCTCACCGGCATGTTCTTTGTGGGGGTGATCATCAAGGAGTCGGGGGTGGCGGACCGCCTGGCCCGCACCCTGGCCAACCGGCTGGCGGAGATCATGGCCGCCCTGTTGGGTCTGACGGTGGGCTGCCTCTGCCCCCTGGCCCAGGTGCTCACCCTCACCGTGGTCAAGGTGCTGGCCCTGGCCT
This genomic window from Desulfobaccales bacterium contains:
- the hisS gene encoding histidine--tRNA ligase; translation: MIRAIRGMRDLLPPDTERWHRVELAAREIFRRYGYREMRLPLLERTELFARGIGAETDIVAKEMYTFTDRHGDSVTLRPEATAQVVRAFLENGLARTAGVKRYFLIGPMFRYERPQKGRYRQFHQINCEALGSDAPELDVEVILLLLDILHEAGLQDLRLLLNSLGCPVCQVDFKAELKLFLFDREGWCPDCERRRAVNALRVFDCKSSHCQGLLEGAPALVDFLCSDCARHYARVKELLARFQVNFVEQPRLVRGLDYYTRTAFEVTASGLGAQDAVAGGGRYNGLIRELGGPDLPGIGFAIGQERLMEVLPPAASDERRELVFLAYLGEAAKDRALTLLGELRAQGLAALMDFEDRSLKSQLSLADRLEAAAAVIVGENELQEGVAQVKWLADSRQERLPLAELAGSLAARLKASA
- the aspS gene encoding aspartate--tRNA ligase gives rise to the protein MLESLGKWRRTHSCGELRAVDAGLSVVLMGWVMRARDHGGLIFVDLRDREGITQIVFNPEVNPEVHTKAGVLRDEWVVAVRGVVNLRPPAMINPQLATGEIEVLVTELRILNTAKTPPFELEDFRVDISEALRLRYRYLDLRRPSVMHKILFRHQAAQITRSYLNAQGFIEVETPILTRSTPEGARDYLVPARLMPGHFYALPQSPQLFKQLLMMAGLDRYYQLCRCFRDEDLRADRQPEFTQIDLEMAFITEEDICQVVEGLMALLFKELLEVEVAPPFPRLTYAESLERFGLDRPDLRFGLELTTVTDLVKESDFQAMKEAIGQGGIATALCAPGLASLSRRELDGLVDLAGVYGAKGLAWVKLTEAGWQSPLAKYFADGLKESLNQRLKAKVGDLLLFVADEPLTARTALGQVRLHLGQSQGLIPEDTYRFVWVTDFPLLEYNPDEGRFEAMHHPFTSPREEDLPFLESDPGRVRARAYDLVLNGQEIGGGSLRNYRRDVQERVFKVLGLSPAEAQEKFGFLLEALDFGAPPHGGVAFGFDRLVAIMCGAKSIREVIAFPKTQKGACPLTRAPARVEPEQLLELGLRLEK
- a CDS encoding cache domain-containing protein gives rise to the protein MARWNPERRLLDHEHTIFWKHRLVDVDEPNLMRDIFPYTEIARIDFDYKFVMPQPPEQMLITDTTFRDGQQARPPYTVRQIVEIFDMLHRLGGPKGIIRQSEFFLYSAKDKEAVARCLERGYRYPEITGWIRAHPADLPLVRDMGLKETGILTSVSDYHIFLKLGWNRRRALEEYLAIAKAALELGIIPRCHFEDITRADIYGFCVPLAIELMKLREESGIDVKIRLCDTMGYGVPYPGAALPRSVPRLVRAMIEDAGVPGHLLEWHGHNDFHKVFVNGVTAWLYGCGAVNGTLLGFGERTGNTPIEALIVEYISLRGTTDGIDTTVITDIAQYFERELHYRIPPNFPFVGASFNATSAGIHADGILKNEEIYNPFDTARILKRPFTITITDKSGKAGIVHWINARLGLTGDQKVDKAHPGVNKIYKRIMEWYEAGRCTSISNEEMENLARRYLPEYFVSEFDRLKDKARTLAAHLAEDLAQREEIRTMDPVQQEPVMQRVLDNNPFIQFMYVTNLEGRKITRNITHIVDRAKYETMALDEDLSNRPWFIEPIKRGKVYVSDFYTSRFTGALCITVSVPIRDDNDEIVGVLGLDIRFEELAKMEQDGEI
- a CDS encoding biotin/lipoyl-containing protein, giving the protein MRRFHLAIGDKSYDIEIITVNRGVARVLVNGRPLEVRYQMTAPGGPAPAAGRPVSVAAPTAAPGPTRPEPAPRREAPPRPEPAPAPAGSGAVTAPMPGVILEVLVTEGATVKVGQTVAKLEAMKMENDVKSPVAGVVQEVRVAKGANVTVGEVLMVIAPE
- a CDS encoding sodium ion-translocating decarboxylase subunit beta: MALDLGVASLLYFLLALGLAGGMTAIALHFRLQPVFLLPAAAGLLAANLPGQELAAAWAPLLALLREGLDSGLFFALIFLGWGAGANLAPILAHPRKLVLGLFTPVGFLPVLWLGTWVGLFPGEAAGAALVGGGEGLAAIFLATKLAPELIGPLGVAVFPLVGAQLLVQPYLLRLLTTRAERLRRAAPTRKVGRRETLLFAAAGLILTLVLAPRAFLLTGMFFVGVIIKESGVADRLARTLANRLAEIMAALLGLTVGCLCPLAQVLTLTVVKVLALAFVALTLAPLAVLILIKAVNPLTGYKLNPLLAAAAVGLTPDAAHLAQLACRQEDPQGNLLQPALALNQAAFLTATLTAGLLWGIVGGG